In a single window of the Rhodamnia argentea isolate NSW1041297 chromosome 2, ASM2092103v1, whole genome shotgun sequence genome:
- the LOC115732815 gene encoding nicastrin → MAARLLYLLAFFFFHLRRSFSEGEASSMESVPDLQKRMYTVLDGYPCVRLLNLSGEIGCANPGRGKVVAPIVRFGNLTQLTQPSAVLLSVDEIEGFFKRVSNDLNFAQNVGGVLVESVSSSQEILGLSPDQKFPQAKFAPYQNISYEWNPLGSGIMWNSYQFPVFLLSASSSLSVQELSTSNEKREKAYTAHVAEFDLVMQTTKSGTRDSQSCLEGRTCLPLGGYSVWSSLPPINASYSNQSKGVILTVASMDSASFFRDKSLGAESPISGLIALLAAVDALSHVDGLANSSRQLVFLFFTGEAWGYLGSRRFLYELDLHSDCVSGLNETSIEMVLEIGSVGKGAGQGAKKFFTHTAGASSVINETLNALKQAGDSLLSDEITISSASTANPGIPPSSLMAFLGKNSQTSGVILEDFDTAFTSNFYHSHLDDLSNINVSAVADVATIVARALFVLANDEKNLSNSALGTVKVNESLVQELMGCLLSCEPGLSCALVKSYISPSTTCPSHYPGVLLGEPTPYAGYVDDTSRFMWNFLADKTSIWKQNVSSACSQNCTHEGEVCIRAETDQKGDCVISTTRYVPAYSTRLKFESGSWKVLPPNSSDPMGMVDPVWTESNWDAIGLRVYTVQDSTYDHFVLLGGISITVLSYVAIVTTRTFITKALKRD, encoded by the exons ATGGCCGCGAGGCTCCTTTAccttttggccttcttctttttccatctcCGTCGCTCTTTCTCCG AAGGAGAAGCCAGCTCCATGGAGTCGGTGCCTGATCTGCAGAAGCGAATGTACACTGTCCTCGACGGATACCCTTGCGTGAGGCTGCTCAATCTGTCAGGAGAGATAGGGTGTGCTA ATCCTGGAAGAGGCAAGGTCGTGGCTCCGATCGTGAGATTCGGCAACTTAACTCAGCTGACTCAGCCCTCGGCGGTTCTGCTATCTGTAGATGAGATCGAGGGGTTCTTCAAGAG AGTTTCAAACGATTTGAATTTTGCTCAGAATGTTGGTGGTGTTCTAGTTGAATCAGTATCTTCGTCCCAAGAGATATTGG GGCTCTCTCCGGACCAGAAGTTCCCACAAGCTAAATTCGCACCCTACCAGAATATCAGCTATGAATGGAACCCCCTG gGATCTGGCATTATGTGGAACTCCTATCAGTTCCCTGTGTTTTTACTTTCTGCAAGTAGCTCACTGAGTGTTCAGGAG CTTTCCACCAGTAATGAGAAGCGCGAGAAAGCTTATACTGCACATGTGGCTGAATTTGATCTTGTGATGCAG ACAACAAAATCTGGGACTCGTGATTCGCAGTCTTGTTTAGAAGGACGAACTTGTTTACCACTGGGTGGATATAG TGTCTGGTCATCTCTCCCGCCTATTAATGCTTCGTACTCAAACCAATCCAAGGGTGTAATTCTAACTGTTGCATCAATGGATTCTGCCTCTTTTTTTCGTGACAAAAGTCTTGGAGCAGAATCCCCTATATCT GGACTGATTGCATTGTTGGCAGCTGTAGATGCACTCTCTCATGTTGATGGATTGGCTAATTCCAGTAGACAG cttgtttttcttttttttactggAGAAGCTTGGGGCTACCTTGGTAGCAGGAGATTCTTATATGAGCTTGATTTGCATTCGGACTGTGTCAGTGGACTCAATGAGACATCAATTGAGATG GTCCTGGAAATTGGATCTGTTGGAAAAGGAGCTGGTCAAGGAGCAAAGAAATTTTTCACTCATACAGCTGGG GCTTCATCCGTCATCAATGAGACACTGAATGCCTTAAAACAAGCTGGAGATTCCCTCCTTTCTGATGAAATCACAATATCCTCGGCAAGTACTGCAAATCCAGGGATACCTCCATCATCTCTTATGGCATTTCTTGGAAAG AACTCTCAGACATCTGGGGTTATTCTAGAAGATTTTGATACTGCCTTCACCAGCAACTTCTACCATAGTCACCTTGATGATTTGT CAAATATAAATGTTTCTGCTGTAGCAGATGTCGCTACAATAGTTGCCCGTGCCCTTTTCGTTCTAGCTAATGATGAAAAAAACTTGAGCAATTCAGCACTGGGCACAGTCAAGGTGAATGAATCGCTTGTGCAAGAACTTATGGGATGTCTGCTGAGTTGCGAACCGGGTCTATCCTGTGCTTTGGTGAAGAGTTACATCTCACCTAGCACTACCTGCCCAAGCCACTATCCAGGTGTTCTGCTTGGAGAACCCACGCCTTATGCTGGTTACGTGGATGATACCTCTAGGTTCATGTGGAATTTTCTCGCCGACAAAACTTCTATTTGGAAACAGAATGTTAGCTCAGCTTGTTCACAGAATTGTACTCATGAAGGTGAAGTTTGCATCAGAGCAGAAACTGATCAGAAAGGAGATTGTGTCATCTCTACGACCAG GTATGTTCCAGCGTATTCAACCCGTTTGAAGTTTGAATCTGGATCTTGGAAAGTGCTCCCTCCAAATTCTTCTGATCCCATGGGAATGGTGGACCCAGTTTGGACGGAGAGTAACTGGGATGCAATCGGTCTTCGTGTATATACCGTCCAGGACTCGACTTATGACCATTTTGTTCTGTTGGGAGGCATTTCCATTACGGTTCTATCCTACGTCGCCATAGTAACTACGAGAACCTTTATCACGAAAGCCTTGAAGCGGGACTGA
- the LOC115733969 gene encoding centromere protein V codes for MESELLLHTGGCHCRRVRWEVEAPTSVVAWECNCSDCSMRGNIHFIVPSEKFKLLGNSDQYLTTYTFGTHTAKHTFCKVCGITSFYMPRSNPDGIAVTYRCVDPGTLAHVKIKQYDGKNWESSYDASGVSSCSKVDTEKAKLGSS; via the coding sequence ATGGAATCTGAGCTGCTACTTCATACCGGTGGATGCCATTGCAGGAGAGTAAGGTGGGAAGTCGAAGCGCCAACTAGCGTAGTTGCTTGGGAATGCAACTGTTCAGATTGCTCCATGAGAGGCAATATCCACTTCATTGTTCCTTctgaaaaattcaaacttctGGGAAATTCAGACCAATACCTTACAACCTACACTTTCGGCACTCACACGGCAAAGCATACTTTTTGCAAAGTTTGCGGTATTACATCATTTTACATGCCAAGATCAAATCCAGATGGAATCGCCGTTACTTATAGGTGCGTGGACCCTGGTACTCTGGCTCACGTCAAGATCAAGCAATATGATGGGAAGAACTGGGAAAGCTCATATGATGCGTCTGGCGTTTCTTCATGTTCTAAAGTGGATACAGAAAAGGCAAAACTTGGTTCCAGCTGA
- the LOC115732947 gene encoding putative pentatricopeptide repeat-containing protein At1g09680, whose product MANLNLSKIRLLRREASSSSAVFSTGTIWYSPPPPVHPHDPTLSLLSEAISDSPTKPLHSNSSLRKLLPSLTSDHITDLITRNPHDLPPPSLFSFFNFVSAQPNFRLAVGSCCAMAHFLCSHKMFAEAQSVINLVVSRKGKDSSSSLFRLLLETRSAHQSSFIFDTLIIAYADANYVPDAIQCFRLMRKRNFPVPFRGCGHLLNRMLKNSLPEAAWGFYIEILNAGFPANIYSFNILMSRFCKAGKVKSARLLFDEMPKRGLTPRIVSFNTLISGYCKVGDLEEGFGLKIVMEKSGFQADMFTYSTLINGLCKESRIEDANLLLKEMSERGIVPNDVIFTTLIDWQCKNGRIDMATDIYQQMLSTGVRPDLVTYNTLINGHCRAGDLKEARKLVEEMKSIGLNPDKITYTTLIDGICKEGDIESALDIRKEMVEKGIELDNVAFTALISGLCKAGRTIDAERVLREMLKVGIRPDDATYTMIMDGFCKKGDTKMGFRLLKEMQSDGHVPGVVTYNVLMNGLCKQGQMKNAKMLLDAMMNLGVVPDDITYNILLDGHCKHGNSVNIGKIRDEKGLVQDYASYTSLVNQLTKASKSPRNG is encoded by the coding sequence ATGGCCAACCTCAACCTCTCCAAAATTCGCCTCCTCCGCCGTGAAGCCTCCTCTTCCTCCGCCGTCTTCTCCACCGGCACCATCTGGTACAGCCCTCCGCCACCGGTCCACCCGCACGACCCGACCCTCTCTCTCCTATCTGAAGCCATATCCGATTCTCCCACCAAGCCCCTCCATTCCAACTCTTCCCTCCGCAAACTCCTCCCTTCCCTCACTTCCGACCACATCACGGACCTCATCACTCGCAACCCTCACGaccttcctcctccctctctcttctccttcttcaactTCGTCTCCGCGCAGCCCAACTTCCGCCTTGCCGTCGGATCCTGCTGCGCCATGGCTCACTTCCTCTGCTCTCACAAGATGTTCGCTGAGGCCCAGTCCGTGATCAATCTCGTCGTCTCTCGAAAGGGAAAGGACTCGTCTTCTTCGCTCTTTCGCTTGCTTCTCGAAACTAGAAGTGCCCATCAATCTTCTTTCATATTTGATACATTGATCATCGCTTATGCGGATGCCAATTACGTGCCTGATGCGATTCAGTGCTTTAGGCTGATGAGGAAGCGTAATTTCCCCGTCCCATTTCGTGGTTGTGGGCATTTGCTGAATAGAATGTTGAAAAATAGCTTGCCGGAGGCGGCTTGGGGGTTTTATATAGAGATTCTAAATGCTGGTTTCCCTGCTAATATATATAGTTTTAACATTTTAATGAGCAGGTTTTGTAAAGCGGGTAAAGTTAAGTCTGCACGGTTATTATTCGATGAAATGCCAAAGCGGGGCTTGACCCCAAGAATAGTTAGTTTCAATACATTGATCAGTGGATATTGTAAGGTTGGCGATTTAGAGGAGGGGTTTGGGTTAAAGATAGTCATGGAGAAGAGTGGATTTCAGGCTGATATGTTCACTTACAGTACCTTGATAAATGGCTTGTGTAAGGAGAGCAGGATAGAGGATGCAAATCTATTGTTGAAGGAAATGTCTGAAAGAGGTATTGTTCCAAATGATGTTATTTTCACTACCTTAATTGACTGGCAGTGCAAGAATGGGAGGATCGATATGGCTACGGATATTTATCAACAAATGTTGAGCACTGGCGTAAGACCTGATTTGGTTACATATAACACACTCATCAATGGCCATTGTAGGGCCGGAGATTTAAAAGAAGCAAGGAAGCTTGTGGAAGAAATGAAATCCATAGGATTAAATCCTGACAAGATCACATACACTACACTCATTGATGGAATATGCAAAGAGGGAGACATAGAATCTGCTTTAGATATTAGGAAAGAAATGGTTGAGAAGGGAATTGAGCTTGATAACGTTGCATTTACAGCTTTAATATCAGGGCTTTGCAAGGCAGGACGCACTATAGATGCGGAAAGAGTACTGAGAGAGATGTTAAAAGTGGGAATTAGACCAGATGACGCAACGTATACTATGATCATGGATGGATTTTGTAAGAAGGGGGATACAAAGATGGGCTTTAGATTGCTTAAAGAGATGCAAAGCGATGGGCATGTACCAGGTGTTGTGACGTACAATGTGCTTATGAATGGACTATGTAAACAAGGTCAGATGAAAAATGCCAAGATGCTCTTAGATGCAATGATGAATTTGGGTGTGGTTCCAGATGACATTACCTACAACATTTTGTTGGATGGGCATTGCAAGCATGGAAACTCTGTAAACATTGGAAAAATAAGAGATGAAAAAGGGCTTGTTCAAGATTATGCCTCGTATACTTCATTGGTTAACCAATTGACTAAAGCTTCAAAATCTCCTCGAAATGGATGA
- the LOC115734105 gene encoding biogenesis of lysosome-related organelles complex 1 subunit 2, with product MERDELAESLNDLFLNLSTMVKSELQGANDHLELLEKMNLRVAEEYRGFGDVASGLRVFVEQLKTKSGSFEEYVRQIDAIEGQVTHFESVISMLDKHVSLLESKVHSACRTPQ from the exons ATGGAGCGAGACGAGCTCGCCGAGTCGCTCAACGATCTCTTCCTCAATCTATCCACGATGGTCAAATCCGAGCTCCAG GGCGCGAATGATCATCTGGAGCTGCTGGAGAAGATGAACCTGAGAGTGGCCGAGGAGTACCGGGGGTTCGGCGACGTGGCTTCGGGATTGAGAGTGTTCGTGGAGCAGCTGAAGACCAAGAGCGGGAGCTTCGAGGAGTACGTGCGGCAGATCGACGCGATCGAAGGCCAAGTGACGCACTTCGAATCCGTGATCTCCATGCTCGACAAGCACGTGTCCCTCTTGGAATCCAAAGTGCATTCAGCGTGCCGCACGCCTCAGTGA